A single region of the Arthrobacter sp. V1I7 genome encodes:
- a CDS encoding S8 family serine peptidase — translation MKKIVIASFAALMMAFGAITFALPGNAAPSNPATQSPHISGQIMVKFRDNGAAAGVLRQHGLSDGPGIGSTGAHLIKVPAGKELQLIEALSRNPGVEYAEPDELVTAATADEYFPSQYALQNNGQSFTNTAGTLTVTGRAEDADADVDAVEAWTVTTGNGIGNGIKVAIIDSGVAADNDDISPQVDERANFSDKKIVVPDDYDRYGHGTHVAGIVAAIADNSIGVAGVCPDCSILDVKVLNDNGSGSSSAIANGIDWAVSHGAKVLNMSLGQRVSSRTLETAVNNAWNAGAVVVAAAGNAGTQAKIYPGAYPNVIAVAATDNTDAKASFSTYGKWVDVAAPGVNVYSTFPNHPFVLGTQNGRSQGYDIASGTSMASPIVAATAALVWSTPADTDTDNTSVRKKIESTADRIMPGTGTYWAHGRVNACKAVGCVEP, via the coding sequence ATGAAAAAAATTGTTATAGCTAGTTTCGCAGCGCTCATGATGGCGTTTGGCGCCATCACCTTCGCGCTTCCAGGCAACGCGGCCCCGAGCAATCCAGCGACCCAGTCACCACACATCAGCGGTCAAATCATGGTTAAATTCCGCGATAATGGCGCGGCAGCCGGTGTGCTTCGGCAGCATGGCCTCAGCGATGGACCCGGCATCGGCAGCACTGGCGCGCACCTCATCAAAGTGCCGGCCGGTAAAGAACTTCAACTCATCGAAGCCTTAAGCAGGAACCCGGGAGTTGAGTACGCCGAGCCGGACGAGCTGGTTACTGCCGCTACGGCTGACGAGTATTTCCCTAGCCAGTACGCTCTGCAAAACAATGGCCAATCATTTACTAACACTGCCGGCACGCTAACTGTAACCGGGCGCGCCGAGGACGCTGATGCTGATGTGGACGCCGTCGAAGCGTGGACCGTCACCACCGGTAATGGCATTGGTAATGGCATTAAAGTTGCCATCATCGACTCAGGTGTGGCCGCCGACAACGACGACATCTCGCCGCAGGTTGATGAACGGGCCAACTTCAGTGATAAGAAAATCGTTGTACCTGATGATTACGATAGGTACGGCCACGGCACGCACGTCGCTGGCATCGTCGCCGCCATCGCCGACAACTCGATCGGCGTCGCCGGTGTGTGCCCGGACTGCAGCATCCTGGATGTCAAAGTGCTCAACGACAACGGGTCCGGCTCCAGCTCGGCCATTGCCAACGGCATCGATTGGGCGGTGAGCCATGGTGCGAAGGTGCTCAACATGAGCCTAGGACAGCGTGTCTCTTCACGCACCCTCGAAACTGCAGTCAATAACGCATGGAATGCAGGTGCGGTGGTAGTTGCCGCAGCAGGCAACGCCGGTACTCAGGCCAAGATCTACCCAGGCGCATACCCTAACGTTATTGCCGTCGCCGCAACCGACAACACCGACGCCAAGGCATCCTTCTCAACCTACGGCAAGTGGGTGGATGTTGCAGCGCCCGGTGTCAATGTCTATTCGACCTTCCCGAACCACCCCTTCGTCCTGGGTACGCAGAACGGCCGCTCTCAGGGTTATGACATCGCCAGCGGCACCTCAATGGCTTCACCTATCGTCGCTGCCACTGCCGCGCTTGTCTGGAGCACGCCTGCTGACACCGACACCGACAACACATCAGTCCGCAAAAAGATCGAATCGACTGCCGACAGGATTATGCCTGGCACGGGCACCTACTGGGCCCACGGCCGCGTGAACGCATGCAAAGCAGTCGGCTGTGTAGAGCCCTAA
- a CDS encoding nucleoside hydrolase: MTMPTSHPFYLDCDTGIDDALALAYLLASPQADVRGIGTVSGNVSAAVGARNTLDLLRLAGQAHIPVALGAHHPQAGTFRGGAPHVHGSNGIGGVDLETADAELVPGTAAEMLVRLAHEHPGQLRVLAIGPLTNIAEALRLDPELPRLVQGITIMGGAAFAPGNITPVAEANIANDPEAAADVLAADWDVTLVPLDVTMSSVLEESHRQELLAAGHPVPQALGDMLGYYFRFYESQFGRACSAMHDPLAAALAVGGVSAAVAPVVTVDVDTTDGPGRGQTICDLRGRYLDYPDQPGARCRVVLELDGDFAPHLVETLLWGRPSSSPRKGSPAWADTDAAAGLC, from the coding sequence ATGACCATGCCCACCAGCCACCCGTTCTACCTCGACTGCGACACCGGGATCGACGACGCCCTCGCCCTGGCCTACCTGCTCGCCTCGCCGCAGGCGGACGTGCGGGGGATCGGCACGGTCAGCGGCAACGTCAGTGCCGCCGTCGGCGCCCGGAACACCCTGGACCTGCTCCGGCTCGCCGGGCAGGCCCACATCCCCGTCGCGCTCGGCGCCCACCACCCGCAGGCGGGCACCTTCCGCGGCGGCGCCCCGCATGTCCACGGATCCAACGGGATCGGCGGGGTGGACCTGGAGACCGCCGACGCCGAGCTGGTGCCCGGAACCGCCGCCGAGATGCTGGTCCGGCTCGCCCACGAACATCCCGGCCAGCTGCGGGTCCTGGCCATCGGACCGCTCACCAACATCGCCGAGGCGCTGCGTTTGGACCCCGAGCTGCCCCGGCTGGTGCAGGGCATCACCATCATGGGCGGCGCCGCGTTTGCCCCCGGGAACATCACCCCCGTGGCCGAAGCCAACATCGCCAACGACCCCGAAGCCGCGGCGGACGTGCTCGCCGCCGACTGGGATGTGACCCTGGTGCCGCTGGACGTCACCATGTCCAGCGTGCTCGAGGAAAGCCACCGGCAGGAACTGCTCGCCGCGGGCCATCCGGTGCCGCAGGCCCTGGGCGACATGCTCGGCTATTACTTCCGCTTCTACGAGAGCCAGTTCGGCCGGGCCTGCTCGGCGATGCACGACCCCCTCGCCGCGGCCCTCGCGGTGGGCGGCGTCAGCGCGGCGGTAGCCCCGGTGGTGACGGTCGACGTCGACACCACCGACGGTCCCGGCCGTGGCCAGACCATCTGCGACCTCCGCGGACGGTACCTGGATTACCCGGATCAGCCCGGCGCCCGCTGCCGGGTGGTGCTGGAGCTCGACGGCGACTTTGCACCGCACTTGGTAGAGACGCTGCTTTGGGGCCGGCCGTCTTCCAGTCCGCGGAAGGGTTCCCCGGCGTGGGCAGATACCGACGCTGCTGCGGGTCTTTGCTGA
- a CDS encoding MFS transporter, with translation MNTPATVTTSPPGLAGAEPKFAGRRAALLISTLLLGVLSFQLNASMVTPALPQIAASFGLGPESAAPVQSMFFLAGAIAGPVIGRWSDFIGRRAALLLVLGIMGAGTILCIAAPTLPLLIAGRFLQGVSSAVFALAYIVLSENLQARVFGTSVGIIAAINGGVGGVDGYVGGLMAETLGFRSIFVVVLVLTAIAAACIIKTVPSGRPQGVRGAMDWWGAGSLSVFLVFITYFVSDGSAAGWTAPSTLALLAGTVASFTAFWMIEKKRSHPLIAVHHLRSRQVWPVIATTVLTLAGIFAIINFTVVLLSQDIHQGFGLSASLSALLFLTPAALIGVFAAPLAGWLADRRGWIKTLRAGTGLSLACAIAAATFSDNQIAVLIAIAALGIFYNGFFLTAINGLSVLLSPKEAPAALPGINGASFGIGASLGVVLVAPFAAQATSAGYTTALWISVAITAAAFLVSLFVAAPKGEKL, from the coding sequence GTGAACACCCCAGCAACAGTCACCACTTCGCCGCCAGGCCTCGCCGGGGCGGAGCCGAAGTTTGCCGGCCGCCGTGCCGCCCTGCTGATCTCGACCCTGCTGCTCGGCGTGCTGTCCTTCCAGCTCAACGCCAGCATGGTCACCCCGGCGCTGCCGCAGATCGCGGCCTCCTTCGGCCTGGGCCCGGAGAGCGCAGCCCCGGTCCAGTCCATGTTCTTCCTCGCCGGCGCCATCGCCGGGCCCGTCATCGGACGCTGGAGCGACTTCATCGGCCGCCGCGCCGCCCTGCTCCTGGTCCTCGGGATCATGGGCGCGGGGACCATCCTCTGCATCGCCGCCCCCACCCTGCCGCTCCTCATCGCAGGCAGGTTCCTCCAGGGCGTCTCCAGCGCGGTCTTCGCGCTCGCCTACATTGTCCTCAGCGAAAACCTGCAGGCCCGCGTCTTCGGCACCTCCGTGGGCATCATCGCCGCCATCAACGGCGGCGTCGGCGGCGTGGACGGCTACGTCGGCGGCCTGATGGCCGAAACCCTCGGCTTCCGGTCCATCTTCGTCGTCGTCCTGGTCCTGACGGCCATCGCCGCCGCGTGCATCATCAAAACCGTCCCCAGCGGACGTCCGCAGGGAGTACGCGGCGCCATGGACTGGTGGGGCGCAGGATCACTTTCCGTGTTCCTCGTCTTCATCACCTACTTTGTCTCCGACGGTTCAGCCGCCGGCTGGACTGCGCCCAGCACCCTGGCCCTGCTGGCCGGCACCGTCGCCTCCTTCACCGCCTTCTGGATGATCGAGAAGAAGCGCAGCCACCCGCTGATCGCCGTGCACCACCTGCGCTCCCGCCAGGTCTGGCCCGTCATCGCCACCACCGTCCTGACCCTCGCCGGCATCTTCGCCATCATCAACTTCACCGTGGTGCTGCTCAGCCAGGACATCCACCAGGGCTTCGGACTCAGTGCCTCGCTGTCGGCACTGCTGTTCCTGACCCCCGCAGCGCTGATCGGCGTCTTCGCCGCACCCCTCGCCGGCTGGCTCGCCGACCGGCGCGGCTGGATCAAAACCCTCCGGGCCGGAACGGGGCTGAGCCTGGCCTGCGCCATAGCCGCGGCCACCTTCTCCGACAACCAGATCGCCGTCCTGATCGCCATCGCAGCCCTCGGCATCTTCTACAACGGCTTCTTCCTCACCGCCATCAACGGACTCTCGGTCCTGCTCTCACCCAAGGAAGCACCCGCCGCCCTGCCCGGCATCAACGGCGCCTCCTTCGGCATCGGTGCGAGCCTCGGCGTCGTGCTCGTGGCACCCTTCGCCGCCCAGGCCACGTCCGCCGGCTACACCACCGCCCTCTGGATTTCGGTCGCCATCACCGCGGCCGCCTTCCTCGTCAGCCTCTTCGTCGCGGCACCCAAGGGCGAAAAGCTCTGA
- a CDS encoding ribokinase, giving the protein MSNRLPAVTVVGSINLDIIATTDRLPGAGETIGGGSLHQQPGGKGANQAAAAARLGASARIVGAVGDDASGRLMLESLSGAGVDTSDVAVLELDGAATGTALIVVDRDGENQIVVCPGANSGFSVGGLQFGPDETVLCQLEVGLPVVLEAARRSAGFFVLNAAPAMDLPAELLERCDLVIVNETEYQLIPALAEAKLVAVTYGKDGSAMFEHGRRVAEAPASAVRVANTIGAGDAFCAALVLALRAGLDYATALAVANAVGADAVGDPSSQPALARLEEYVARVAGAGAAGQ; this is encoded by the coding sequence ATGAGCAATCGACTTCCTGCCGTCACCGTCGTCGGCAGCATCAACCTCGACATCATCGCCACCACGGACAGGCTGCCGGGTGCCGGGGAGACCATCGGCGGCGGCAGTCTGCACCAGCAGCCGGGCGGCAAGGGAGCCAACCAGGCGGCAGCTGCTGCCCGCCTGGGCGCCAGCGCGCGGATCGTCGGGGCGGTGGGCGATGACGCGTCCGGCCGGCTGATGCTGGAGTCTCTTTCCGGAGCGGGCGTGGACACTTCTGATGTGGCAGTGCTCGAGCTCGACGGCGCCGCGACGGGCACGGCGCTGATCGTGGTGGACCGGGATGGTGAAAACCAGATCGTGGTGTGCCCCGGGGCCAACTCCGGGTTCTCGGTGGGGGGCCTGCAGTTCGGGCCGGACGAGACGGTGCTGTGCCAGCTCGAAGTGGGTCTGCCCGTGGTGCTGGAAGCCGCCCGGCGCTCCGCCGGTTTCTTCGTCCTGAACGCGGCCCCGGCCATGGACCTGCCGGCGGAGCTGCTCGAGCGCTGCGACCTGGTCATCGTCAACGAGACCGAGTACCAGCTGATTCCGGCGCTGGCGGAGGCAAAGCTTGTCGCGGTGACGTACGGGAAGGACGGGTCGGCGATGTTCGAGCACGGGCGGCGGGTGGCAGAGGCTCCCGCTTCGGCCGTGAGGGTGGCGAACACCATCGGTGCGGGAGACGCATTTTGCGCGGCTCTGGTTCTGGCACTGAGGGCGGGGCTCGACTACGCCACGGCGCTGGCCGTGGCCAATGCCGTCGGAGCGGATGCGGTGGGCGATCCCTCGTCCCAGCCGGCGCTGGCCCGGTTGGAGGAGTACGTTGCCCGGGTAGCCGGAGCCGGGGCTGCCGGGCAGTGA
- a CDS encoding GNAT family N-acetyltransferase: MNLDFRPARPADYSAVRTITREAYLHAGHFTADHPYLGVLDNVEHRAEHAEVWVAEASGAVVAAVTLTFAGQPYSEIAVEDELEFRMLAVDPAVQGGGVGRAVVRRVIEHAQSLPEIRAISITSATFMERAHGLYESLGFERVPARDWYVPGEDVLLWVFRLELQPAGVPC; the protein is encoded by the coding sequence GTGAATCTTGATTTCAGGCCGGCAAGGCCGGCCGACTATTCAGCGGTCCGGACAATCACCCGGGAGGCGTACCTCCACGCCGGGCATTTCACGGCCGACCACCCGTATCTGGGGGTGCTGGACAACGTGGAACACCGGGCGGAGCATGCCGAGGTGTGGGTGGCCGAAGCCTCCGGCGCAGTGGTCGCGGCAGTGACGCTGACCTTCGCGGGGCAGCCGTACAGCGAGATCGCGGTGGAAGATGAGCTGGAGTTCCGGATGCTCGCGGTTGATCCCGCTGTGCAAGGCGGCGGGGTTGGGCGCGCCGTTGTTCGTCGAGTCATCGAACATGCCCAGTCGCTGCCAGAGATCAGGGCGATCAGCATTACGAGTGCGACGTTCATGGAACGGGCACATGGTCTGTACGAATCCCTGGGCTTCGAGCGGGTTCCGGCGAGGGACTGGTACGTGCCGGGCGAGGACGTGCTGCTTTGGGTTTTCCGGCTGGAGCTGCAGCCTGCCGGTGTTCCTTGCTGA
- a CDS encoding putative quinol monooxygenase — translation MIFIVVKFNVKPDWTDRWLDLTRDFTEATRQEPGNLWFDWSRSVDNPNEFVLVEAFRDDAAGDHVNSEHFTQAMNDMPQALAETPQIISEKIGADSWGRMGELTVA, via the coding sequence ATGATCTTCATCGTCGTCAAATTCAACGTCAAGCCGGATTGGACCGACCGTTGGCTGGATCTGACCCGCGACTTCACCGAAGCGACGCGTCAGGAACCTGGCAACCTGTGGTTTGACTGGTCCCGCAGCGTGGACAACCCGAACGAATTCGTACTGGTCGAGGCGTTCCGGGACGACGCCGCCGGCGACCACGTCAACAGCGAACACTTCACCCAGGCCATGAACGACATGCCACAGGCCCTGGCGGAAACCCCGCAGATCATCAGCGAAAAAATCGGTGCGGACAGCTGGGGCCGGATGGGCGAACTCACCGTCGCCTAG
- a CDS encoding 4-hydroxythreonine-4-phosphate dehydrogenase PdxA, producing the protein MLDIDCIPADLTWGELSAAAGHGSYLFIEKAVALAMDRQVDAICTGPLNKAALHAARPHRPYRCDRQDQR; encoded by the coding sequence ATGCTCGACATTGACTGCATCCCGGCTGATCTCACGTGGGGTGAACTTTCGGCCGCGGCCGGGCATGGTTCGTACCTCTTCATTGAGAAGGCGGTTGCCCTGGCCATGGATCGCCAGGTCGATGCGATCTGCACGGGGCCGCTGAACAAGGCGGCCTTGCACGCAGCCCGGCCACATCGGCCTTATCGATGCGATCGCCAAGATCAACGGTGA
- a CDS encoding ester cyclase, whose protein sequence is MSESADHNKRVVSLLIEAISRGDLTVFDELYTPRAAPKALEWVEPFLQSFPDVAMDIVQMVSEGDTVVARLRCSGTHLGVWRGHSPSGQRFNRVDEVYFFTFRNGLIDGSWGIEDNLTRFRQLGFIR, encoded by the coding sequence ATGAGCGAGTCGGCCGATCACAACAAGCGCGTAGTTTCCCTGCTGATCGAAGCTATCAGCCGTGGGGACCTGACGGTGTTTGACGAGTTGTATACCCCGCGGGCAGCGCCAAAAGCACTGGAGTGGGTGGAACCATTCCTCCAGTCTTTTCCGGACGTCGCCATGGACATTGTCCAGATGGTCAGCGAAGGCGATACCGTCGTGGCCCGGTTACGGTGCTCGGGTACCCATCTCGGGGTCTGGCGCGGGCACTCCCCCAGCGGCCAGCGATTCAACCGGGTGGACGAGGTGTACTTTTTTACCTTCCGGAACGGGCTGATAGACGGCAGTTGGGGAATCGAGGATAACCTGACGCGGTTCCGCCAGCTCGGCTTCATCCGCTGA
- a CDS encoding TfoX/Sxy family protein codes for MEMPKASDSDKEHFRSVLPDHPEVAVKPMFGNLGAFVNGNMFAGLFGATIGVKLADADKETLESTERTVPFGPPERPMGGYTGLPEIWNGEGDGDEARAKAWVQKAFEHVSTLPPKAPKSPAAPKAKAAKK; via the coding sequence GTGGAAATGCCGAAAGCGTCCGACTCCGACAAGGAGCACTTCCGCTCCGTTCTGCCCGACCATCCCGAGGTGGCCGTCAAGCCGATGTTCGGGAACCTCGGGGCGTTCGTGAACGGCAACATGTTCGCAGGCCTGTTCGGCGCCACCATCGGCGTGAAGCTGGCCGACGCGGACAAGGAGACGCTTGAAAGTACCGAGCGGACCGTTCCGTTCGGACCGCCCGAGCGGCCCATGGGCGGCTATACCGGATTACCCGAGATCTGGAACGGCGAGGGCGACGGGGATGAGGCCCGGGCGAAGGCCTGGGTGCAAAAGGCGTTCGAGCACGTGAGCACGCTGCCGCCGAAAGCTCCGAAATCCCCGGCGGCCCCGAAGGCCAAGGCCGCGAAGAAGTAG
- a CDS encoding dihydrofolate reductase family protein: MSLVRVHNFSVSLDGFGTGEGQQLDAPFGHAGSRLMEWAFETRTFREMGFHGESEGFFGVDEAFASQWGPGIGVEIMGRNKFGPQRGPWEDEEWKGWWGDNPVFHTPVVVLTHHPRPVLEMEGGTTFYFVDADPVSALKQARALAGDLDVRIGGGVSTVRQFLEADLIDHMHIVLVPIVLGRGERLWDGLEGLEQRFEIEATPSPFGVLHLVFTRRTAR, encoded by the coding sequence ATGTCCCTCGTCCGCGTGCATAACTTCTCGGTCTCCCTCGACGGCTTCGGCACCGGCGAGGGCCAGCAACTCGACGCTCCGTTCGGTCACGCAGGCTCACGGCTGATGGAGTGGGCTTTCGAGACGCGCACCTTCCGGGAGATGGGCTTCCACGGGGAGTCGGAGGGGTTTTTCGGCGTCGACGAGGCGTTTGCCAGCCAGTGGGGACCGGGGATCGGCGTGGAGATCATGGGGCGCAACAAGTTTGGCCCTCAACGCGGTCCCTGGGAGGACGAGGAATGGAAGGGATGGTGGGGCGATAACCCTGTCTTCCACACCCCTGTCGTTGTTTTGACGCACCATCCTCGGCCGGTACTCGAGATGGAAGGCGGAACAACCTTCTATTTCGTTGACGCCGACCCCGTCTCCGCGCTCAAGCAGGCTCGCGCCCTGGCCGGCGACCTTGACGTCCGGATCGGTGGCGGCGTCAGCACGGTTCGACAGTTCCTCGAGGCGGATCTGATCGATCACATGCACATCGTCCTCGTGCCGATCGTCCTGGGCCGGGGCGAGCGGCTCTGGGATGGACTCGAAGGACTCGAACAACGTTTTGAAATCGAAGCTACCCCTTCTCCATTCGGAGTTCTCCATCTGGTCTTCACTCGTCGCACGGCCCGGTAG
- a CDS encoding GNAT family N-acetyltransferase, with protein MTIELRTMAADDWRAWRSVRLAALTDAPGAFGSRLQDWSDAPEDRWRERLSIPGAIDLLAFDADGNAPVGMATGVPDEDNDSRAELISMWVDPAVRGRGVATLLITAIARWAASAGAPTLTLSVMPDNVAARRTYERNGFTVSHEPGDLLQGGRRELVMLRDLCPERTASD; from the coding sequence ATGACCATCGAGCTGCGCACCATGGCTGCCGACGACTGGCGAGCCTGGCGGTCGGTGAGGCTCGCGGCGTTGACCGACGCGCCGGGTGCTTTCGGCTCACGCCTGCAAGACTGGTCAGACGCGCCGGAGGACCGCTGGCGTGAGCGCCTGTCTATTCCGGGAGCGATCGATCTGCTGGCCTTCGATGCCGACGGGAACGCTCCGGTCGGCATGGCCACTGGCGTCCCGGACGAGGACAACGACAGCCGTGCCGAACTCATCTCGATGTGGGTCGACCCTGCCGTTCGCGGTCGTGGTGTCGCCACTTTACTCATCACAGCGATCGCACGCTGGGCGGCGAGCGCTGGTGCGCCGACGCTCACCCTGTCCGTGATGCCGGACAATGTCGCAGCCCGACGCACCTATGAAAGGAACGGCTTTACCGTGTCCCATGAACCCGGCGATCTGCTACAGGGTGGCCGGCGCGAGCTAGTCATGCTCCGCGACCTCTGCCCCGAGCGCACCGCCAGCGACTAG
- a CDS encoding IS30 family transposase, which translates to MSPAGATEALGFTTSRLPAWEAAVGVATGRHHLQTNVEDETKFWTAFGRGARVDQAAAAAGVNRSTAYRWIRVRFDRLRGSKTTLKRCQVLLRLTDRRCRGLERERLARLAKERNAAAAVQHAAVLSSNRYADQVLASTVSEAQQRRAERDTKYWQLMREGKSNAEACRVLGMHRRTGALLRRANNYQIPSLKPPPAAAGRYLDARERLRIADLLDLGHSMRRVARELGRQPSTIKRELDRHRDAEGRYLPRTADHDARLQRARPKVHKLVADPRLRGLVQRKLNRCWSPDEISGWMKKTYPEDRELRICPETIYRSLLLREGQGLHKRYAAKLRTGRRIRKTRWRTRTGRGSRIRNMRMIDQRPAEVETRLEAVHWEGDLIVGVGSVSAMVTLRERKTQYGIIVNLPQDHTAASVNAAITSAFAVLPTSLKRTLTWDQGVEMASHEALTEATGVPVFFAERSSPDGFDGSFLRVIDEFHVEPPLAAPEGMLLCWGPNRTQRHGDPDR; encoded by the coding sequence TTGAGTCCGGCCGGAGCGACGGAAGCGCTGGGGTTCACGACGTCACGGCTCCCGGCCTGGGAAGCTGCGGTTGGTGTGGCCACGGGCCGCCACCATCTTCAGACGAACGTCGAAGACGAGACCAAATTCTGGACGGCTTTTGGCCGCGGAGCCAGGGTGGATCAGGCGGCCGCGGCCGCCGGGGTGAATCGTTCGACAGCGTATCGGTGGATCCGCGTCCGGTTCGACCGGCTCCGGGGCTCGAAGACCACCCTGAAACGATGCCAGGTGCTTTTGCGGTTGACCGACCGGCGTTGCCGCGGTCTCGAACGCGAACGGCTCGCCCGGCTGGCGAAGGAAAGGAACGCTGCCGCCGCGGTCCAACACGCCGCCGTCCTGTCCTCGAACCGCTACGCGGACCAGGTGCTGGCCTCAACGGTTTCCGAGGCGCAACAGCGCCGCGCCGAACGGGACACGAAATACTGGCAACTGATGCGCGAGGGCAAAAGCAACGCCGAGGCATGCAGAGTTCTGGGTATGCATAGGCGAACAGGCGCATTGCTCCGGCGTGCCAACAACTACCAGATCCCCTCCCTGAAGCCCCCGCCGGCAGCGGCGGGCCGCTATCTCGATGCCCGGGAACGGCTGCGGATCGCCGACCTCCTGGACCTGGGGCATTCCATGCGCCGGGTGGCCCGTGAACTGGGCCGCCAGCCCTCCACCATCAAGCGGGAGCTGGACCGCCACCGAGACGCCGAAGGCCGCTACCTGCCCCGGACCGCCGATCACGATGCCCGCCTGCAACGGGCCCGTCCGAAGGTCCACAAACTCGTCGCCGATCCCCGGCTGCGCGGGCTCGTGCAACGCAAGCTCAACCGATGCTGGTCCCCGGATGAAATCAGTGGATGGATGAAGAAGACCTACCCCGAGGACCGGGAACTGCGGATCTGCCCCGAAACGATCTACCGGTCGCTGCTGTTGCGTGAAGGCCAGGGCCTGCACAAGCGTTACGCCGCCAAGCTGCGCACCGGCAGGAGGATCCGTAAGACCCGTTGGCGCACCCGCACGGGGCGCGGCTCGCGGATCCGCAACATGAGAATGATCGACCAGCGGCCGGCCGAGGTTGAAACCCGCTTGGAAGCAGTCCATTGGGAAGGGGATCTGATCGTCGGGGTCGGGTCCGTCTCGGCAATGGTGACCCTGAGGGAACGAAAAACCCAGTACGGAATCATCGTCAACCTGCCCCAGGACCATACCGCCGCAAGCGTCAACGCCGCCATCACCAGCGCGTTCGCCGTGCTGCCAACGTCCCTGAAACGCACCTTGACATGGGACCAAGGGGTGGAAATGGCCAGCCACGAGGCACTGACCGAGGCCACCGGCGTTCCGGTGTTCTTTGCCGAACGATCCAGCCCGGATGGCTTCGATGGTTCGTTCTTGCGGGTCATAGATGAATTCCACGTAGAGCCGCCACTAGCTGCCCCTGAGGGGATGCTGCTGTGTTGGGGGCCCAATCGAACGCAACGCCATGGCGACCCGGATCGTTAG